In Bartonella bovis 91-4, the following proteins share a genomic window:
- a CDS encoding outer membrane protein assembly factor BamD: MKRSNMYIKNVAHRQSNIVRKVLIGILGGGLCLLAGCLSKDKDTFNPAMHVLIMDPPDVLYNQALANLDLGRLDEALKKFSIIEKQYAYSEWGRKSLVMGAFVSYRLGKYDDAISMAQRYITLYPNASDSAYAYYIVGLSSFHQIRDITRDQRDTKRAIAAMQLLVERYPESEYVKDAKDKIRFGREQLAGKEMQIGRYYEEGRQYLAASRRFRAVVEEYSDTNQIEEALFRLTEVNLALGLIAEAQTAAAILGRNYPESKWYKFSYDLLQKNSMSPQEHKSSWISRTLSGDKNEAR, translated from the coding sequence ATGAAAAGGTCTAATATGTATATTAAAAATGTGGCACATAGACAATCTAACATTGTACGCAAAGTATTGATTGGGATCTTAGGAGGGGGGCTGTGTTTATTAGCGGGTTGTTTAAGCAAAGATAAAGATACTTTTAATCCAGCTATGCATGTTTTAATAATGGATCCACCAGATGTATTGTATAATCAAGCACTTGCTAACCTTGATCTAGGACGGCTTGATGAGGCATTGAAGAAGTTTTCTATTATTGAAAAGCAATACGCTTATAGTGAATGGGGGCGTAAATCTTTAGTTATGGGTGCTTTTGTAAGTTATCGGCTGGGTAAGTATGATGATGCAATTAGTATGGCCCAGCGCTATATTACTCTTTATCCAAATGCAAGCGATTCTGCCTATGCTTATTATATTGTTGGTCTTTCTTCTTTTCATCAAATTCGCGATATTACACGTGACCAACGAGATACCAAACGTGCTATTGCTGCTATGCAGCTTTTAGTAGAGCGCTACCCAGAATCTGAGTATGTAAAAGATGCTAAAGATAAAATACGCTTTGGTCGAGAACAATTGGCTGGTAAAGAAATGCAGATTGGCCGTTATTATGAAGAAGGTCGGCAATATCTAGCAGCGAGCAGAAGATTTCGTGCGGTAGTTGAAGAGTATTCGGATACAAACCAGATTGAAGAAGCGCTTTTCCGTTTGACTGAAGTTAATCTTGCTCTTGGTTTAATTGCAGAAGCGCAAACAGCAGCGGCTATTTTAGGGCGCAATTATCCAGAAAGTAAATGGTATAAATTCTCTTATGATTTGTTACAGAAGAATAGTATGTCACCACAAGAGCATAAGTCTTCTTGGATTTCACGTACTTTAAGTGGTGATAAAAATGAGGCGCGTTGA
- the lpxC gene encoding UDP-3-O-acyl-N-acetylglucosamine deacetylase, with protein sequence MRLVKRYQSTLKNAVTFKGYGVHSGCLSVVRVCPADVGCGIIFRRFGEDGKEQTFQAHVSQTGKTELSTVLGHGDVRVETIEHLMAAIAAYDLDNLIIEVSSNEIPILDGASWQYCQLFEKVGIVQQAVLRPYFIIKKPMRVETTKGFAEFLPFDGRRFDVTIDFASSAIGKQQLSFDLTPQGFRDDLSRARTFGFVKDVEKLWTSGKGLGASLENSLIIGLNNQIINSGGPYFENEFVRHKTLDAVGDTALLGAPFIGLFRSHCSGHALNSQLVKAVLTDESCYEKSIL encoded by the coding sequence ATGCGTTTGGTGAAAAGGTATCAATCGACTCTTAAGAATGCAGTGACATTTAAAGGATATGGTGTGCATAGTGGGTGTCTATCTGTAGTGAGAGTTTGTCCAGCTGATGTTGGGTGTGGTATTATCTTTAGGCGTTTTGGGGAGGATGGAAAAGAACAAACTTTTCAGGCACATGTATCGCAAACAGGAAAGACTGAATTATCAACAGTGCTTGGGCATGGAGATGTAAGAGTTGAAACAATTGAACATTTGATGGCGGCAATTGCTGCTTATGATTTAGATAATCTTATCATTGAAGTATCAAGTAATGAGATACCTATTTTGGATGGTGCTTCGTGGCAGTATTGTCAACTTTTTGAAAAAGTAGGCATTGTACAGCAGGCAGTGTTGCGTCCTTATTTTATTATAAAAAAACCAATGCGAGTTGAAACAACTAAGGGGTTTGCAGAATTTTTGCCATTTGATGGGCGTCGGTTTGATGTTACAATTGATTTTGCTTCGTCTGCTATTGGCAAGCAGCAGTTAAGTTTTGATCTTACGCCCCAGGGATTTCGAGATGATTTATCACGTGCGCGTACTTTTGGTTTTGTTAAAGATGTAGAAAAATTATGGACTTCTGGAAAAGGATTAGGCGCTTCTTTAGAAAATTCTCTTATTATTGGTCTTAATAACCAAATTATTAATTCAGGTGGCCCTTATTTTGAAAATGAATTTGTTAGGCATAAAACTCTTGATGCAGTTGGTGACACTGCTTTGCTTGGTGCGCCTTTCATTGGATTATTTCGTTCACACTGTAGTGGGCATGCGCTTAATTCACAATTAGTTAAGGCTGTTTTGACAGATGAGTCGTGTTACGAGAAAAGTATTTTGTAG